Sequence from the Candidatus Thioglobus sp. NP1 genome:
AATACTACTAAACCAAAAATTAGCATCGGTTTACGACCAAATCTATCAGACAAATATCCAAAAGGAATTTGAAAAATAGCCTGGGTTAAGCCATATATACCAATTGCCATGCCTATTAAAAACGGTGAGGAATTATCATAATCAGCTGCATATATGCTCATTACTGGAAAAAGCATAAAAAGACCCAGCATTCTGACAGCCATAACTAGGGATATCCTTAAAGCAAAGAGTCTTTCTTTTGAGTTCATAGTCAGAGAAAATAAGCTAATCTATAGAGTAATTCTGAGAATAGTTAGGATAGCTTGATGTTAAAACTTTTCTTGCATCAGTAGCAAGATTGTTAGCATTTATTAAATCATAATTATATGCCATTAAATGAAGCGCATCAGCGACTGAAGGACTTCCAGGATAATTTTCAATTATATACTTAGATCTATTTATGGCTGCAATATGAGAGCCTACTTTTGTATAAAAACGCGCAACATAAAATTCATGCCTTGCAAGAGTATTTACAAGATTAATAAGCTTTTTTGACGCGTCTTCAGAATACTTTGAATCTGGAAATTTCTCAATTAAAATCGCAAAATAACTATAAGCATCCTCCACACTTTGAACATCTCTTTGAGCGCTATCAGTGACAAAGTTATCTAGAATAGATGATGATTTTTCTTCAGCGATAATTCCTCTTAAATAATATGCATAAGGAGTAGATGGAAGAGTGGGGTGTTTCTCAATAAACTCATCAAGTTCAATTATTGCACGTGTATATTTTTTTTGCTTAAATAAATTATAAGCAATGTCTAATCTAGCCTGGATAGCATACTTTGAAGTTGGGTAGGAAGATAAAATTAATTCGAATTGCTTTATCGCTTGATCTATTGAGCCAGCACTTAATTTATCTTCAGCTATTTCATATAAAGCTTTTGGTGATTGGCCATCAGCAGGGCTCTTCCTTATATCAGCGCCCCCTCCAAAAGGGGAGCACCCACTTAATAAAAGCAGTAAAGAAGTCAAAAGGATAGTATGCTTATTCATTTTAAAAACAAGTAATTTAAATCAATTTGACAATTATACTTGGGTGTATTTTTTTTATGGAAACCTTTATATAAAGAACTTTAAGTAAATAACAACAAACTTCTATAATATATTAATATATTTTTGATTTAATAATTTCATGGCAACAACCTTTTTTCAAAAAAAAACGCAAATCAATGAACTTTGTGAAGTCTTAGATTCCTACCTTCCTAAAGAAGAAGTTGAAATTGCTAGAAAGGCATTCATTGTTGCTGAAAAAGCACATTCTGGGCAATTTAGAAAGTCTGGAGAAGAGTATATCAATCATCCATTATCTGTTGCTTTAATTCTTGCAGAACTCAAACTAGATCATCTTTGCATCGTAGCAGCAATTCTTCATGATTGTATTGAAGATACTTCTGTAACTAAAGATGATGTTTTGAATGAGTTTGGTGATCAAGTGGCTCATATTGTTGAAGGAGTTTCCAAGCTAACTAATTTAGAGTTCACATCAAGTTCCCAAAAACAAGCTGAAAACTTTCAAAAACTTATTTTAGCAATGTCCAAAGATATGCGAGTTATGATCATAAAATTGGCTGATAGGCTTCATAACATGAGAACACTGGATTCTATGAGTGATGAAAAAAAGATCCAAAAAGCAAAAGAAACTTCAGAGCTTCACGCTCCTATTGCTAGACGACTAGGACTTCATAGTATTGGAGTAGAGTTAGATGATCTATGCTTTAGAACTCTACATCCCAGAAAACATTTAATAATAGAAAGAAAAATAAATAAGCAATATGGAAATCAAAGAAAAACAATTAGTCTTATTAAATCAGAAATAGAGACTAGATTGAAATTTGAAGGAATCAATGCAACTATTGAGGGAAGGCAGAAAGAACCATCTAGTATTTATAAAAAAATGAAAGAAAAATCTCGAAAGTTTTCTGAAGTCCTTGATATGCATGCTTTTCGAATAGTAGTAGAAAATACAAATGCTTGTTACCAGGCTTTAGGGCATATTCATAGCTTATATAAGCCTATCCCACTTAAGTTTAAAGATTATATTTCATCCCCAAAGCCAAATGGCTATCAATCCCTTCATACAGTATTAATTGGACCACGAAAAATGTTTATTGAAGTTCAAATCAGGTCCCAAGAAATGGATTTCATTTCAGAGTATGGTATTGCTGCCCATTGGCACTATAAGAATACTGATAAGCCAAATGACAAATTAGCTCGAAACTGGATGGGATCACTACTTGATATTCATCAGAATACTGATACATCAATTGATTTTTTAGAGAGTACTAAATCAGACTTGTTCTCTGATGAGGTTTTTGTTTTTACACCGGCAGGAAAGATCATTCAACTTCCTCTTAGAGCCACAGTCCTTGATTTTGCTTATGCTGTTCATACAAACATAGGGAAAAAATCACAAAAAGCTACAATTAATGGCAATGAAGCAGAGCTTTCAACAGAACTTAAATCTGGTCAAACTATAGAGATTATAACTGGCAGATTCGTTAAACCTCAACCAAGTTGGTTAGACTTTGTAATCACCTCTAAAGCTAAAACAGCAATAAAAGCGCATCTTAAAGAAAATTCAAAAACTGAACTTGCAAAACTTGGCAAGCTTTTAATCTCAGATGCTTTAAAGTATCAAAAAATTAAAATTATTGATGTGCCTGAGGATAAATGGACTAAATGCTTAAAGGATCTTAATTGCTCAGATTTTAAGGATTTATATATTAAAGTTGGATTATCAGAAATATTTGTATCAGTAGTTATCAATAAACTTTTACAAGATATAAATAATGAAATAATAAACACAATCTCTATCACCAAAACTAAAGGGATGGCAATCAGTTTTGCCCACTGTTGCTATCCAATACCAGGAGATGGAGTTATAGGAGTTTTAACAACTCAAAAAGGCCTAGTTTTGCATCGCTCTAATTGTTCAAATATAGAGCATATTAAAGAAAAAAATGCCCAGTGGATGGAGGTCGATTGGAAATCTGAAGAAAACGAGCTATTTGAGGTTGGTATTAGTTGTCTTGTGGAAAATCGCAGTGGTCGTTTTGCAGCTATTGCAAATACTTTGGCTAATTTAGGTGTCAATATAGAAAATATTGAAACACAACAAAAGCCTGGCTCCTCTAGGTTATTTCATATAATTATTGTTATTTCAAATATCGTAGAGCTCAACAATATTCTTGATCAACTTAATAAATTACCTTATCTCATATCTGCTGAAAGACTTTAATTTTAAAATTGTCTAAAGCCTTCATACTAATTGATTAAAATTGCTTCATTATATTTTTTCTATCTTTATTAAAATGATTTGCTGGACAGACTCTTTAGAGATTGCTATTTCATTAGAAGAAAATCACCCAAATATTAACCCTACAACTATTAATTTTGTAGATCTTCGTCAACTTGTGCTTGATCTTGATGAATTTGAAGAGGGTCAAAGTAAATGTGGTGAGAGGGTTCTAGAAGCCATTCAAATGAATTGGATTGAGGAAAAAGATTGAAATACCTAAAAGCTCTTTTATTAATCACTACGTTAATTTCATTTTCTGCTAATGCTCTTTTAGAGGTAAATGTAGTCAAATCAAAAGAGGCTGCTTTTCCAATAGTAGTTGCCCCCTTTGAAATGATTGGTAATTTTGATGAGGACGTTGACCTTGCCTCAATCATAAGGGAAAATTTAAATCGATCAGGACAATTTGATGCAAAAAATACAGATGAATTATTTAATGGAGTAATTGATTTTGATTTTTATCAACAACTAAAAAAAGATGCAATCGTATTTGGAAAAATAAGACAAGTTAGTGCCAACGTTAACCATGCAGAAATTTATGTTTATGACATTCTTACTAAAAAAGCTCTTTATCAGAAAAAAATAGCTTTCACTAATGGCGCTTTAAGAAGAATTGCCCATGCTATAAGCGATAAGATATATTTTGTTCTACTTGGACAAAAAGGTGCTTTTGATACTAGATTGTCTTATGTGACTGTTAATGATAATTCAAGTGGTGGAAGAACATATAGACTTCAAATTTCAGACTCTGACGGATTTAATCCACGAACAGTAGTTCGATCCTCAAAGCCAATTTTATCACCTGCATGGTCCTCTGATCAAAGTAAACTTGCCTATGTTTCTTTTAAAAATAACCGCTCTGAAGTTTTTGCAATAACGCCTTTTCAAAAGACAAAGACGATAAAACTGCCAAAATTTGATGGAATTGCATCTTCGCCAACTTGGCATCCAAATGGAGAAAGCCTTGCATTAACAATCTCTAAAAAAGGGAATAAAGATATTTACTTATATAACTTTAAGTCGAAAGACTTAAAAAGACTGACAACAAATAGTGCAATTGATACAGAGGCAAATTTCTCACCTGATGGTAAGAATATTGCATTTACCTCCAATAGGACAGGCCAAGTTCAGGTTTATATAAAAAATCTTAAATCTGGAAAAGTTAAAAGAGCTACTTTTGAAGGGCGATACAATGCAAAACCCGTATACTCTCCAGATGGCAATGAACTTGCTTTAATTCATCGTGTTGGTAAAGATTACAGACTGGCATTACTTGACATCTCATCAAGAGATTTAAGTGTTATGACCTTTAATAATTCTGATGAGTCGCCTTACTTCTCCCCAAATGGTGGTATGATTATTTTTTCAACTAATAAAGATAACAAGGGAATATTGTCTATAATCTCACTTCATAACAATCAGATTATTGAATTAATGCAAAAAGAGGGTGAAATTCGAGAACCTAGTTGGTCAAACTATTCTAATTAA
This genomic interval carries:
- a CDS encoding outer membrane protein assembly factor BamD — translated: MNKHTILLTSLLLLLSGCSPFGGGADIRKSPADGQSPKALYEIAEDKLSAGSIDQAIKQFELILSSYPTSKYAIQARLDIAYNLFKQKKYTRAIIELDEFIEKHPTLPSTPYAYYLRGIIAEEKSSSILDNFVTDSAQRDVQSVEDAYSYFAILIEKFPDSKYSEDASKKLINLVNTLARHEFYVARFYTKVGSHIAAINRSKYIIENYPGSPSVADALHLMAYNYDLINANNLATDARKVLTSSYPNYSQNYSID
- a CDS encoding bifunctional (p)ppGpp synthetase/guanosine-3',5'-bis(diphosphate) 3'-pyrophosphohydrolase produces the protein MATTFFQKKTQINELCEVLDSYLPKEEVEIARKAFIVAEKAHSGQFRKSGEEYINHPLSVALILAELKLDHLCIVAAILHDCIEDTSVTKDDVLNEFGDQVAHIVEGVSKLTNLEFTSSSQKQAENFQKLILAMSKDMRVMIIKLADRLHNMRTLDSMSDEKKIQKAKETSELHAPIARRLGLHSIGVELDDLCFRTLHPRKHLIIERKINKQYGNQRKTISLIKSEIETRLKFEGINATIEGRQKEPSSIYKKMKEKSRKFSEVLDMHAFRIVVENTNACYQALGHIHSLYKPIPLKFKDYISSPKPNGYQSLHTVLIGPRKMFIEVQIRSQEMDFISEYGIAAHWHYKNTDKPNDKLARNWMGSLLDIHQNTDTSIDFLESTKSDLFSDEVFVFTPAGKIIQLPLRATVLDFAYAVHTNIGKKSQKATINGNEAELSTELKSGQTIEIITGRFVKPQPSWLDFVITSKAKTAIKAHLKENSKTELAKLGKLLISDALKYQKIKIIDVPEDKWTKCLKDLNCSDFKDLYIKVGLSEIFVSVVINKLLQDINNEIINTISITKTKGMAISFAHCCYPIPGDGVIGVLTTQKGLVLHRSNCSNIEHIKEKNAQWMEVDWKSEENELFEVGISCLVENRSGRFAAIANTLANLGVNIENIETQQKPGSSRLFHIIIVISNIVELNNILDQLNKLPYLISAERL
- the iscX gene encoding Fe-S cluster assembly protein IscX, with protein sequence MICWTDSLEIAISLEENHPNINPTTINFVDLRQLVLDLDEFEEGQSKCGERVLEAIQMNWIEEKD
- the tolB gene encoding Tol-Pal system beta propeller repeat protein TolB, with the translated sequence MKYLKALLLITTLISFSANALLEVNVVKSKEAAFPIVVAPFEMIGNFDEDVDLASIIRENLNRSGQFDAKNTDELFNGVIDFDFYQQLKKDAIVFGKIRQVSANVNHAEIYVYDILTKKALYQKKIAFTNGALRRIAHAISDKIYFVLLGQKGAFDTRLSYVTVNDNSSGGRTYRLQISDSDGFNPRTVVRSSKPILSPAWSSDQSKLAYVSFKNNRSEVFAITPFQKTKTIKLPKFDGIASSPTWHPNGESLALTISKKGNKDIYLYNFKSKDLKRLTTNSAIDTEANFSPDGKNIAFTSNRTGQVQVYIKNLKSGKVKRATFEGRYNAKPVYSPDGNELALIHRVGKDYRLALLDISSRDLSVMTFNNSDESPYFSPNGGMIIFSTNKDNKGILSIISLHNNQIIELMQKEGEIREPSWSNYSN